The following coding sequences are from one Lolium rigidum isolate FL_2022 chromosome 6, APGP_CSIRO_Lrig_0.1, whole genome shotgun sequence window:
- the LOC124662276 gene encoding callose synthase 3-like — translation ASPAPGAGGRRILRTQTAGNLGESIFDSEVVPSSLVEIAPILRVANEVEGSNPRVAYLCRFYAFEKAHRLDPTSSGRGVRQFKTALLQRLERENDPTLKGRVKQSDAREMQSFYQHYYKKYIQALQNAADKADRAQLTKAYQTAAVLFEVLKAVNVSQKIELDQSIEETNKLVEEKKKLYLPFNILPLDPDSAHQAVMQYPEIQVAFYALRNTRGLPWPKDHEKKANADLLDWLQAMFGFQKDNVSNQREHLILLLANVHIRQLSKPEQQPKLDDHALDIVMKKLFKNYKRWCKYLGRKSSLCYKLFMVKEESRDALNWGVKLFVQLSSEAFQAPRGWRPIIQRLTG, via the exons gcctccccggcccccggcgccggcggcaggaggATCCTGCGCACCCAGACCGCGGGCAACCTCGGCGAGTCCATCTTCGACAGCGAGGTCGTGCCCTCCTCGCTCGTCGAGATCGCGCCCATCCTCCGCGTCGCCAACGAGGTCGAGGGCAGCAACCCGCGCGTCGCCTACCTAT GTCGCTTCTACGCCTTCGAGAAGGCGCATCGCCTCGACCCCACCTCCAGCGGACGTGGAGTTCGCCAGTTCAAAACCGCGCTCCTGCAGAGGCTCGAAAGG GAAAATGATCCCACGTTGAAGGGGCGGGTGAAACAGAGCGACGCGCGCGAAATGCAGAGCTTCTACCAGCACTACTACAAGAAGTACATCCAGGCGCTTCAGAACGCCGCTGATAAAGCTGACCG TGCTCAGCTCACCAAGGCGTACCAGACTGCAGCCGTCTTGTTTGAGGTCCTCAAGGCCGTCAATGTTTCGCAGAAGATAGAACTTGATCAATCA ATTGAGGAAACTAATAAATTAGTCGAGGAGAAGAAAAAGCTCTATCTCCCTTTCAATATCCTCCCGCTCGATCCTGACAGCGCGCATCAGGCTGTTATGCAATATCCTGAG ATACAAGTTGCTTTTTATGCTCTTCGTAACACAAGGGGTCTGCCATGGCCCAAGGACCATGAAAAGAAGGCGAATGCAGATCTTCTTGATTGGCTGCAAGCTATGTTTGGCTTTCAG AAAGATAATGTATCCAATCAAAGAGAACATCTCATACTCTTGCTTGCCAACGTGCATATAAGGCAGCTTTCCAAACCTGAGCAACAACCAAAG TTAGATGATCATGCGCTGGATATAGTTATGAAGAAGCTCTTTAAAAACTACAAGAGATGGTGCAAGTACCTTGGCCGCAAAAGCAGCTTATG TTATAAGCTCTTCATG GTCAAGGAGGAAAGCAGAGATGCTTTAAACTGGGGAGTGAAGTTGTTCGTGCAGTTGTCAAGTGAAGCTTTCCAGGCGCCTAGAGGATGGAGACCAATCATCCAGAGGCTGACAGGTTGA